The Montipora capricornis isolate CH-2021 chromosome 6, ASM3666992v2, whole genome shotgun sequence genome has a window encoding:
- the LOC138054227 gene encoding extracellular calcium-sensing receptor-like, which translates to MILSLVWQQVALTSDTVPGLRISKSGEVVIGGLFPVHVHGGFRSKYMSLAEAMIFAIEQINNDTTLLPNVTLGYDISDTNLTNRHAMNSTLDYVNVHKFTFSSPQLNETCSILPSGQLAPVVAVVGTGTSRSSILVSNLLKVEDIPLISYAATSDELSSSAYPSFFRTVPPDRFQSKVMSDIARYFNWTYVAAIAADDAYGRSGKEFFRKHSKLERICIAYDNFFPMNDEKTAKIRKIIEELKLLENVGVIILYCDSTSALSVLREALKQGLKGKIWIASEAWGNHDAVIHKKELQPVLKGMLGVVFTELTVLSYKQYLLSRTSLYRFNPWWRVFWENQYNCSFNVTPSGSKKRCSDSLRVTEDIFDKSLYDSKTTYVINAVYAIAHALDGILKCKSPPMSHCPRTRPYVDPKDVLTYLKKVNFTTETSNVFFDENGDSLATYSIVNYRVDKDTGGRVETVGNWEAQRLNLNLSAIVWNDEGTGRIPRSVCSETCNPGYRQLEEINCCWQCIKCSQDTVSSVYGAMNCTKCPVDHISNEERTKCLPVPLERIHWDDPVGIIITLIACLGVFVTALVGGVFIWKNNTPIVKASNREHSYLFLFSIAMTYLWALINLAEPNAIICPVSEAWFYIFYTIAVVVLGVKTKRVVHVFEARAPRSALTKASFIEKRKHILIIVGIVGLDVFVLIIWFLLDPPHPEIDKSVGTSYYLGCKITSTLPGTFCRYLLVSILVTMSFVCVYFAFKSRKLPHNFNEGKFIAFALYVLVISWLTFYPVALMIRGKYTVVISGSASIISATGLLVCIFVPKMYVILLHPEKNTVLYMKSQISNHTFHRSTVEGQSRQKSHPPESSYSQQGSATSATTVSTPRYQESPKLSHTGEIQGSNTVITYL; encoded by the coding sequence ATGATTTTGAGCCTTGTTTGGCAACAGGTAGCCTTAACAAGCGACACTGTCCCAGGATTGAGAATTAGCAAGTCAGGAGAAGTTGTCATCGGCGGACTGTTTCCCGTTCACGTACATGGAGGATTTAGGTCGAAATATATGTCTTTGgctgaagctatgatctttgcaattGAACAAATCAACAACGACACAACCCTTTTGCCTAACGTTACACTCGGATATGATATCTCGGATACAAACCTCACAAATCGTCACGCTATGAACTCTACTTTGGATTACGTAAATGTTCACAAATTTACATTCAGCAGTCCACAACTAAACGAGACTTGTAGCATTTTGCCTTCAGGTCAGCTGGCACCGGTCGTCGCAGTTGTAGGAACTGGAACGTCGAGATCATCGATTCTGGTATCCAATTTGTTAAAAGTTGAGGATATACCACTTATCAGCTATGCCGCTACAAGCGACGAACTCAGTAGCAGTGCATATCCATCGTTTTTTCGCACCGTGCCCCCGGATCGCTTTCAATCCAAAGTGATGTCGGATATTGCCCGATATTTTAATTGGACTTACGTGGCTGCCATCGCCGCTGACGATGCGTACGGTAGATCGGGGAAAGAATTCTTCCGCAAACATTCCAAACTCGAAAGAATCTGCATCGCTTACGACAATTTCTTCCCCATGAATGACGAGAAAACGGCCAAAATTCGAAAGATTATCGAGGAGCTTAAACTATTGGAAAATGTGGGCGTGATTATCTTGTATTGTGATAGCACCTCAGCCCTGAGTGTGCTAAGAGAAGCTTTAAAACAGGGCCTGAAAGGAAAAATATGGATTGCTAGTGAAGCCTGGGGAAATCACGACGCTGTTATCCACAAGAAAGAGCTTCAGCCGGTCCTCAAGGGAATGTTGGGGGTTGTTTTTACTGAACTTACAGTCCTTTCATATAAGCAATATCTGTTGTCACGCACATCCCTCTACAGGTTTAACCCTTGGTGGAGGGTATTTTGGGAAAACCAATATAATTGCAGTTTCAATGTTACTCCCTCCGGTAGCAAGAAGCGTTGCTCCGACAGCCTGAGAGTCACGGAGGACATTTTTGATAAGAGCCTGTATGACAGTAAAACTACCTATGTTATCAACGCTGTGTACGCAATCGCACATGCGTTAGACGGCATTTTAAAGTGTAAATCCCCTCCAATGAGCCATTGCCCGCGAACGAGACCTTACGTTGACCCTAAAGATGTCTTGACATATTTGAAGAAAGTGAATTTCACGACTGAAACGTCGAACGTCTTTTTTGATGAAAACGGCGACTCCCTAGCTACTTATAGTATCGTGAACTACCGAGTGGATAAAGACACCGGAGGACGCGTAGAGACGGTAGGGAATTGGGAAGCACAGAGGCTCAACCTCAACTTAAGTGCCATTGTTTGGAACGACGAAGGAACGGGTAGAATCCCGCGATCGGTTTGCAGTGAGACGTGTAACCCGGGATACCGACAGTTGGAAGAGATAAACTGTTGTTGGCAATGCATCAAATGTTCTCAGGACACAGTTTCGAGCGTCTATGGGGCCATGAATTGCACTAAATGTCCTGTGGATCACATCTCAAACGAAGAACGCACAAAATGCCTCCCAGTACCCCTGGAGCGCATTCACTGGGACGACCCCGTAGGGATAATTATTACCTTAATTGCCTGCTTGGGTGTGTTCGTTACAGCACTTGTCGGTGGTGTGTTCATATGGAAAAACAACACACCAATTGTGAAAGCCTCCAATCGAGAACACAGTTACCTATTTCTCTTTAGCATTGCCATGACCTATCTGTGGGCCCTGATAAACTTAGCAGAACCCAACGCTATCATCTGCCCAGTATCAGAAGCGTGGTTTTACATCTTTTACACCATTGCTGTCGTTGTTCTTGGGGTCAAGACAAAGCGTGTTGTGCATGTGTTTGAGGCTCGCGCACCGCGATCTGCACTCACCAAAGCCAGTTTCATCGAGAAGCGCAAACATATTCTTATCATTGTCGGTATTGTGGGCTTGGATGTTTTTGTTCTCATTATCTGGTTTCTTTTGGATCCTCCGCACCCAGAAATAGACAAATCCGTGGGAACATCTTACTATCTCGGATGTAAGATCACGTCTACGCTTCCGGGAACCTTCTGCCGTTATCTGCTTGTTTCCATTTTGGTCACCATGTCGTTCGTCTGCGTTTACTTTGCGTTCAAATCCAGGAAACTTCCACACAATTTCAACGAAGGCAAATTCATTGCGTTTGCGCTCTACGTGCTGGTCATATCGTGGCTGACATTCTATCCAGTTGCTTTGATGATTCGCGGGAAATACACTGTTGTGATATCTGGCTCGGCGTCAATCATTTCGGCAACTGGTCTGCTTGTGTGTATCTTCGTGCCTAAGATGTACGTCATCCTCTTGCATCCTGAGAAAAATACGGTGCTTTACATGAAGAGCCAAATTTCTAACCACACCTTTCATCGAAGCACTGTCGAGGGACAATCCCGACAAAAGTCACATCCTCCGGAAAGCAGCTATTCCCAACAAGGATCAGCGACATCCGCAACCACAGTGAGTACTCCGAGGTATCAAGAATCCCCAAAACTCTCACACACCGGTGAAATTCAAGGCAGTAATACGGTTATAACCTATTTATAA